CCGCTCGCCGACGACGTGCTGGCGTTTCTGGAGGGGCTCGAGGCGGTCGAACGCTGCGAGGTGGCGGGCTCGATCCGCCGGTGGCTCGAGACGATCGGCGATGTCGACGTCCTCGCCGCCACGGAAGATGCGGAGGCGGTGATCGAGTCGCTGCTCGAGTGGGACTCCGTCGACGCCGAGATCGAGTCCGGCCCCGAGAAGGCGAGCGTCCGCGTCGGCGAGATCCGCGTCGATCTGCGAGTCGTCGTCCCCGAGGAGTTCGGCTCCGCACTGCAGTACTTCACCGGAAGCAAGGATCACAACGTCCGCCTGCGTAACTACGCCATCGAGCGCGGGATGAAGCTCAACGAGTACGGCGCCTTCGACGTCTCGGAGATCGACGACCCCGATTCCGGTGAGGGAACCGACGGTTCGCGAACGTCGTCGGACCGGGGGTCCGACGGAAGCCAGCGCGTCGGCGAGCGTGTGGCAGGGGAAACCGAGGAGGGGATGTACGAGGCGCTCGGGCTCCCGTGGATGGCCCCCGAACTGCGCGAGGATCGAGGCGAGATCGACGCCGCGGCGAACGGCACCCTTCCGGACCTGCTCGAGCGTGCGGACGTCCGCGGCGACCTCCACACCCACACCGAGTGGTCCGACGGCAACAACACGATCGAGGAGATGATCGCCGCCGCCGTGGAGCGGGGGTACGAGTACTACGCGATCGCCGACCACGCCGAGGGGCCGGGCGTGGTGGCGGATATGGGTCTTTCGAACGACGAGATCCTCGAGCAGGTCGAGGCGATCCGCGACGCCGCGGCGGGCGTCGACCTCGAGGTCTTTACGGGCATCGAGGCGAACGTCGACGCCGAGGGCGATATCGGCCTCTCCGATGCGGTGATCGACGCCCTGGACGTGATCGTCGCCTCGCCACACAGCGCGCTCGACCAGGACTCCGATGTCGCCGGCGAGCGCCTGCTGCGGGCGATCGAGAACCCCGCCGTCGATATTCTGGGCCACCCGAGCGGCCGGCTGCTCAACCAGCGCGAGGGGCTCGCTATCGACGCCGCAGCCCTCGGAGAGGCGGCCGCCGAACACGGCACCGCCCTCGAGGTCAACGCCAACCCCCGCCGACTCGACCTGCGGGGCAGCGCCGTGCAAGCGGCCATCGAGGCGGGTGCGGTCATCGCGGTCAACACCGACGCCCACCGGCCGTCGACCCTCGAGTACATGCGCTGGGGGGTCCACACCGCCCGCCGCGGCTGGGCCGAACCCGCGGACGTGCTCAACACCTGGCCGCTCGAGGACGTCCGGGCGTTCCTGCACTGACCCTCGGCCCGCCAGAGACGGATGGCCGAAACCGAACCCCGATTCCTGCTCGACGTGATGTGCGGCGGCCTCGTCGCCTACCTGCGGATGTGTGGCTACGACACCGCGTATGCGGGTGAGCGGGGCCTCGAGGCCGACGACGACCTGCTCGCCGTCGCCCGCGCGGAGGAACGGGTGGTCGTGACTCGAGACGTCGAACTCGCGGGACGACTCCCCGAGGAGCGGTCGATCCTGCTCGCGGCGCGGGAGGTCGAGGATCAGTTGGCGGAACTATCGGGTGCGGGCGTTTCCCTCGAGTTACCCGACGAGCCGACGCGCTGTGGGCGGTGCAACGGGCGTCTCGAGCGGGTCGAGCCGGAGGAGCGGACGCCCGAGTACGCCCCCGATCCGTCGGGAACGGGGGTGTGGCGGTGTCTCGAGTGCGGACAGCTGTTCTGGAAGGGGAGCCACTGGGAGCGGGTTCGGGAGACGCTCTCGAGGACCTCTCAGTAAGTACGACGGCGCTCCGCGTAGGCGAGGATTCGGCTACGTACGCGGGTGATAGGTAGAACCGAAATCATTTACCCGGATACATGATGTTCAGGTAGTATGGATCGGACTGACTGGTTCCTCGCGGTGATCGCCTACCTCTTGACGATTATGACGACTGATCTCATCGGCGGAAACCAGCCGATGATCGTCTCGGCCCCCCTTCTCATCCTTCTGTACGGCCTCCCGGTCTATCTGATTGCCGTGCTGTTCGTCGAGCACCTGTTCATCCCGTGGGCGGGTGCGAGGGGCGGAAAAATCGAAGCTCAGTAGGATCGGTTTCCGGCGAATCGAACGCAGGGAGTTCGAGGCCCGGATCGGCGGTCGGCGACGAAGCACTCGCACGAAACACACCGAAGCCTCACCCTCCCCAACCGACTCGCTCGGCTCCGCCTCGCTCGCCCCTCACGCGGAGTCGAGTCGAGGGCTCACGCGAGTTCGCCCTTGACGCAGCGCGTGCCGCGGAGGAAGGACGAGAGGGGTCGGTTTAGTGGATGGAGGCCGAGCGGAATCAGTACACTGCGACGTCGTCGAACTTCCCGCCGTAGGCGATGTGTCGCGGGTGGGTCGGCTCGGTGCCCGAGAGGAACAGCCGGTCGACCTTCTCCCAGGTGTTCTCGTAAAAGAGGTGGCCGAGTTCGGCGGCCGTCGTCCGCCAGCGCCGGAATCCGTTGTCGTAGACGACCCGGCGGGGCGCTCGCTCGCGGAAGGCGCGAACGAGGTCCGCCCCGCGCTCGAGGCCGCTTTCCAGTTCGAACTCGGTGTAGGCGACGCCCACGGAGCCCGACAGGTGGGCGTAGGAGGAGGTAAACGGCGGGAGATCGAGTTCGTCCGCGATCTCCCTGGCTCGCCGGTTGTGGGCCGGGCGGTGTTTGGGGTTGAAGATCTCGACGGCGTCGACCGCCTCGCGGTGCTCCCGGAGGTCGGCTTCGGTCAGCGAGACGTTCGCGAACTCCGGGTGCGGCGCGAGGACCGCCGCGTCCTGGCGCTCGAACTCGGCCATCGCCGCCTCGAGGGTGATGAAATCCGGCACCGGCTCGGCGAGGCCGACCGCGAGGACGTGTTTCCGGGTTCGCCACGAGCCGGTGAACACCTCGCGGGCGGGGATCACGAGCAGGTCGTCGCTGGAGTAGCGATCGGCGCGGGCGCGAATCTCCGGGAGCCGAGTGAAGTGCGGGGCGTAGACGATCGCGTCGAGGTTCGCCCGCCGCGCGCGCTCGAGCACCCGTTCGTTCAAAACCTTCACGTGGCAGTCGACTCGAGCCGTCACTCCATCGCTCACGGGGGCAGCTTTCACGACCGGGGGGTTATGAATTCTGATTTGGCGTCGGGGTCACGCCGTCGAGTGGCGAAAAGGCCATAACCACGGCCCGACGATTCAGCGAACGAGAACGAATGGCCTGGGAATGCGGGATCGACGACTGCGGTGCCGCCTTCGACGACGTCGAATCGGCGATCCGCCACCAAGCGAACGAACACGAGCGTCTCGAGTGTAAGGTCTGTGGAACGGTCGTTCCCGACGGGTACGTCGCTATCAGACACGTGTTCACCGAACACAGCCGCGCGGAGTACGTCCGCGCCTACGGGGCGAACTCCGAGGACGTCCGTCACCGCGAGCGGGTGCTCGAAGAGATAGAAGCGGTCGTCGACGTTCAGGCGCTGACGAACGAGTTGTAGTCCGTTACCGTTCGTCCGAATCCAGCACCCGAATCTGGTCGCCGCGAACCGTCACCGGAATCGGAACCGTCGCCTCGTACAGTTCGACCGTCACCTGATCTTTGCCCTCGTCGATGCGCTGGACCTGGGCCTTCTCACCCTTGAACGGTCCCGCGATGAGCTCGACGATGTCTCCCTCGGCGATCCCCTCGACGTCCGGCT
Above is a genomic segment from Natrononativus amylolyticus containing:
- a CDS encoding Mut7-C RNAse domain-containing protein, translated to MAETEPRFLLDVMCGGLVAYLRMCGYDTAYAGERGLEADDDLLAVARAEERVVVTRDVELAGRLPEERSILLAAREVEDQLAELSGAGVSLELPDEPTRCGRCNGRLERVEPEERTPEYAPDPSGTGVWRCLECGQLFWKGSHWERVRETLSRTSQ
- a CDS encoding helix-hairpin-helix domain-containing protein produces the protein MTTNAELAARFEEFADLLEANDVEYKPRAYRRAAEAISAHPAPIANYVESGNEAAIGEIEGVGDAISAKIVEYVETGEIEELEELRAELPVDIADLTRVEGVGPKTVGSLYRELEIQTLDDLEEAAEAGEIREVKGFGPKTEENILANIDFAREIGQRQLLGEARPLADDVLAFLEGLEAVERCEVAGSIRRWLETIGDVDVLAATEDAEAVIESLLEWDSVDAEIESGPEKASVRVGEIRVDLRVVVPEEFGSALQYFTGSKDHNVRLRNYAIERGMKLNEYGAFDVSEIDDPDSGEGTDGSRTSSDRGSDGSQRVGERVAGETEEGMYEALGLPWMAPELREDRGEIDAAANGTLPDLLERADVRGDLHTHTEWSDGNNTIEEMIAAAVERGYEYYAIADHAEGPGVVADMGLSNDEILEQVEAIRDAAAGVDLEVFTGIEANVDAEGDIGLSDAVIDALDVIVASPHSALDQDSDVAGERLLRAIENPAVDILGHPSGRLLNQREGLAIDAAALGEAAAEHGTALEVNANPRRLDLRGSAVQAAIEAGAVIAVNTDAHRPSTLEYMRWGVHTARRGWAEPADVLNTWPLEDVRAFLH
- a CDS encoding PHP-associated domain-containing protein; the protein is MTARVDCHVKVLNERVLERARRANLDAIVYAPHFTRLPEIRARADRYSSDDLLVIPAREVFTGSWRTRKHVLAVGLAEPVPDFITLEAAMAEFERQDAAVLAPHPEFANVSLTEADLREHREAVDAVEIFNPKHRPAHNRRAREIADELDLPPFTSSYAHLSGSVGVAYTEFELESGLERGADLVRAFRERAPRRVVYDNGFRRWRTTAAELGHLFYENTWEKVDRLFLSGTEPTHPRHIAYGGKFDDVAVY
- a CDS encoding DUF7565 family protein, whose product is MAWECGIDDCGAAFDDVESAIRHQANEHERLECKVCGTVVPDGYVAIRHVFTEHSRAEYVRAYGANSEDVRHRERVLEEIEAVVDVQALTNEL